A region of the Thermococcus sp. genome:
CGTAGGGGGTTTTGACCGTGTAGACCAGGGTCAGGTTACTCTTAGGCCTGAGGAGGGGTGGCAGGTTAGGAGAGTGGATTATCTCGACGCCATCGGGCAGGTTGAAGGTCAGGTCCTTGAGTTCAATACTCAGGTCAAGCCGGTTGACTATCTTGACGGTTACGTTGGTTTCGTTACCGCCGTTGATTATGGCTGGCGCGTTAACGTCTACCTCAACGTCACTGGGGCCTGTCGTGTTAGCCGATACCTGCACCGTGAAGACCCTGTAAAATCCCGTCCATGTTCTGTTGAGTTCGTCCAGAAGCTCCAGCGAGACCTTTAGATTGTACGTTCCGGGCTGGGAAGGGGCCTCTAGGATCCACACGAGCTCAACTTCCTTGCCGACCTTGAGAAGGTAGGGGAACTTCGGTTCCTGCAGGACCTTGAACTCGTGGTTTCCAAGGATGAGGTTCGCCCCCACGAGCCCAACTTTCCCGGTGTTGTTCACGTGAACGATCAGATGAATCGTTCCCCCAGGCGAAACGACAGTTTTGTCGATCTGGAATGTGACCTGTGCTGGCTGTTTTATCAGGCATCCCGATGCCATCACAATTAGAATTAAGGGTACCAAGACCAAGGCCCGCCTCATAGCCATCGTCCAAAGCCTCTTAAACCCACGATGTTAATAACCTTTGGGTGGGTTCATGATAACTCTCACTACTGATTTCGGCCTTAGGGGCCCCTACGTGGGGGAGATGAAGGCTGCCATGCTCAGGATCAATCCAGAGGCGATAATCGTTGATGTCAGCCATTCAATAACCCGACATTCAGTTCTTGAAGGTTCCTTCGTGATGGAGCAGGTTGTCAAGTACTCGCCGGCCGGGACGGTTCACGTTGGTGTGATAGATCCCGGCGTTGGAACCGAGAGGCGGGCGGTGATCATCGAGGGCGAGCAGTGGCTGGTCGTTCCCGACAACGGACTGGCAACACTCCCCCTCGAGCACATAAACACCCGACGAGTCTGGACCATAGACTTCGAGAGGATAAAGCGCTTCACCGGCTGGGGGATCAGCTCTACCTTCCACGGGAGAGATGTGTTCGGTCCAGCCGGAGCGTTAATCGAGAAGGGTGTTTCCCCGGAGGAGTTCGCCGATGAA
Encoded here:
- a CDS encoding S-adenosyl-l-methionine hydroxide adenosyltransferase family protein, encoding MITLTTDFGLRGPYVGEMKAAMLRINPEAIIVDVSHSITRHSVLEGSFVMEQVVKYSPAGTVHVGVIDPGVGTERRAVIIEGEQWLVVPDNGLATLPLEHINTRRVWTIDFERIKRFTGWGISSTFHGRDVFGPAGALIEKGVSPEEFADEVPPDSLTRLDVEPGEEGGVWLLKVVYVDDFGNVILNLKNHGRPQEVKLPDFSLEIPYLVAYGQVKPGELLALPGSHDYLEIAVNQGSAAQKLGLKVGDTVRVKLIGGD